One region of Takifugu flavidus isolate HTHZ2018 chromosome 14, ASM371156v2, whole genome shotgun sequence genomic DNA includes:
- the timm22 gene encoding mitochondrial import inner membrane translocase subunit Tim22 isoform X2, with protein sequence MTNMAASTDTGNPAPSDSHVSTDPATGCSTLQYSMILDHLIGDRRPVKDLNPAVMGGLPMPSKSDEQKMIERGMESCAFKSVLACVGGFVLGGAFGIFTAGIDTNVGLDPKDPLRTPTAREVLKDMGQRGMSYAKNFAIVGAMFSCTECIIESHRGKSDWKNAVYSGCVTGGAIGFRAGLKAGVLGCGGFAAFSAAIEYYLR encoded by the exons ATGACAAACATGGCGGCCTCCACGGATACGGGGAATCCTGCTCCCTCCGACTCACACGTTTCGACTGATCCAGCCACTGGCTGCTCAACGCTTCAGTACAGTATGATTTTAGACCATCTTATCGGGGATAGGAGACCCGTTAAGGACCTGAACCCCGCTGTCATGGGGGGACTGCCGATGCCTTCCAAAAGTGACGAGCAGAAGATGATCGAGAGGGGCATGGAGAGCTGCGCCTTTAAGTCTGTGCTGGCCTGCGTCGGGG GGTTTGTCCTTGGAGGAGCCTTTGGTATTTTCACAGCTGGCATCGATACTAATGTGGGCCTTGACCCCAAAGACCCCCTAAGGACACCAACAGCAAGGGAAGTCCTCAAAGACATGGGCCAGAGGGGGATGTCTTACGCTAAAAACTTTGCTATTGTCGGCGCTATGTTCTCCTGCACAGAGTGTATTATAGAATCA CACAGAGGAAAATCTGACTGGAAGAATGCTGTGTACAGTGGTTGTGTAACTGGTGGAGCCATTGGGTTTCGTG CTGGTCTGAAGGCTGGAGTACTGGGATGTGGAGGCTTTGCTGCATTCTCTGCTGCCATTGAATATTATTTACGGTGA
- the timm22 gene encoding mitochondrial import inner membrane translocase subunit Tim22 isoform X1 — protein sequence MTFRRCINSPVYIIYLKALSMTNMAASTDTGNPAPSDSHVSTDPATGCSTLQYSMILDHLIGDRRPVKDLNPAVMGGLPMPSKSDEQKMIERGMESCAFKSVLACVGGFVLGGAFGIFTAGIDTNVGLDPKDPLRTPTAREVLKDMGQRGMSYAKNFAIVGAMFSCTECIIESHRGKSDWKNAVYSGCVTGGAIGFRAGLKAGVLGCGGFAAFSAAIEYYLR from the exons ACATCATCTACCTAAAAGCTCTGTCAATGACAAACATGGCGGCCTCCACGGATACGGGGAATCCTGCTCCCTCCGACTCACACGTTTCGACTGATCCAGCCACTGGCTGCTCAACGCTTCAGTACAGTATGATTTTAGACCATCTTATCGGGGATAGGAGACCCGTTAAGGACCTGAACCCCGCTGTCATGGGGGGACTGCCGATGCCTTCCAAAAGTGACGAGCAGAAGATGATCGAGAGGGGCATGGAGAGCTGCGCCTTTAAGTCTGTGCTGGCCTGCGTCGGGG GGTTTGTCCTTGGAGGAGCCTTTGGTATTTTCACAGCTGGCATCGATACTAATGTGGGCCTTGACCCCAAAGACCCCCTAAGGACACCAACAGCAAGGGAAGTCCTCAAAGACATGGGCCAGAGGGGGATGTCTTACGCTAAAAACTTTGCTATTGTCGGCGCTATGTTCTCCTGCACAGAGTGTATTATAGAATCA CACAGAGGAAAATCTGACTGGAAGAATGCTGTGTACAGTGGTTGTGTAACTGGTGGAGCCATTGGGTTTCGTG CTGGTCTGAAGGCTGGAGTACTGGGATGTGGAGGCTTTGCTGCATTCTCTGCTGCCATTGAATATTATTTACGGTGA